From one Leifsonia sp. Root1293 genomic stretch:
- the pyrE gene encoding orotate phosphoribosyltransferase, whose protein sequence is MAVTDARTKLIELISSDAVFHGDFTLTSGKKASYYVDLRKVSLDHRAAPLIGQVMLDLIADIPDVAAVGGMTMGADPVASAILHQGVARGLEYDAFVVRKEPKDHGRGRQVEGPELAGKRVIVLEDTSTTGGSPLKAIEALRKVGAEIAAVAVVVDRDTGAREIIEAEGVPYFFAIGLDDLGLRDA, encoded by the coding sequence ATGGCCGTGACTGACGCGCGGACCAAGCTCATCGAACTCATCTCATCGGATGCCGTGTTCCACGGTGATTTCACCCTGACCAGCGGCAAGAAGGCGAGCTACTACGTCGACCTCCGCAAGGTGAGCCTCGACCACCGCGCTGCGCCGCTCATCGGACAGGTCATGCTCGACCTCATCGCCGACATCCCGGACGTCGCCGCCGTCGGCGGAATGACCATGGGAGCCGACCCCGTGGCATCCGCGATCCTCCACCAGGGCGTGGCGCGCGGCCTCGAATACGACGCGTTCGTCGTGCGCAAGGAGCCCAAGGACCACGGCCGTGGCCGCCAGGTCGAGGGCCCCGAGCTGGCCGGCAAGCGCGTGATCGTGCTCGAGGACACCTCCACGACGGGCGGTTCGCCGCTCAAGGCCATCGAGGCCCTGCGCAAGGTGGGAGCCGAGATCGCCGCAGTCGCCGTGGTCGTCGACCGCGACACCGGAGCCCGCGAGATCATCGAGGCCGAGGGTGTTCCCTACTTCTTCGCCATCGGACTCGACGACCTGGGCCTGCGCGATGCCTGA